The proteins below are encoded in one region of Micromonospora pisi:
- a CDS encoding TetR/AcrR family transcriptional regulator: protein MTISGPRVAGGGSSRRVGRPRDGRVDRAVVAATVALLVEGGGVDSLSIDDIAARAGVGKASIYRRWPNKHALLNSVVADLPEVVPDLTGVGVPDGLRRVCVSLLVSARDEEVGRLLPALAGLGRADPELLERYLSVAAGGRRRLLRQLLERGVGTGEIRDDVDPVDAAGLIVRSILGYGLLATAGDQDTVDDFLDLVLRGLRPRCPGSL from the coding sequence ATGACGATCTCTGGGCCCCGGGTGGCCGGCGGGGGATCGTCTCGCCGGGTCGGTCGCCCACGTGACGGACGGGTCGACCGTGCGGTCGTCGCGGCGACGGTCGCCCTGCTGGTCGAGGGGGGTGGTGTCGACTCCCTGTCGATCGACGACATCGCGGCGCGGGCCGGGGTGGGCAAGGCGAGCATCTACCGGCGTTGGCCGAACAAGCACGCGCTGCTCAACTCCGTCGTCGCCGACCTGCCCGAGGTGGTGCCCGATCTGACCGGGGTGGGCGTACCGGACGGGCTCCGCCGGGTCTGCGTGTCGCTGCTGGTGTCGGCGCGTGACGAGGAGGTCGGCCGGCTCCTGCCGGCGTTGGCCGGGCTGGGCCGGGCAGATCCGGAGCTGCTGGAGCGTTACCTGTCGGTGGCGGCCGGTGGGCGTCGGCGGCTGCTCCGACAGCTGCTCGAACGGGGGGTGGGCACGGGTGAGATCCGTGACGATGTGGACCCGGTCGACGCCGCCGGCCTGATCGTCCGGTCGATACTCGGCTACGGTCTGCTGGCTACGGCGGGTGACCAGGATACGGTCGACGACTTCCTCGACCTCGTCCTGCGTGGGCTGCGACCCCGCTGTCCGGGGTCGCTCTAG
- the metH gene encoding methionine synthase, with amino-acid sequence MADHGQTLRELLEQRILVLDGAWGTMLQGAGLTAADYRGDRFRDHGHDLTGDPDLLNLTRPDLILDVHRQYLAAGADITTTNTFTATSIGQADYGLEAEVREMNLAAARLARQAADEAGGRFVAGSVGPLNVTLSLSARVDDPAHRSVTYDQVKAAYAEQMRALADGGVDLLLIETIFDTLNAKAAVSAAREVVPDLPIWLSVTIVDLSGRTLSGQTVEAFWSSVEHAQPLVVGVNCSLGAEEIRPHVADLARLAEKTYVSCHPNAGLPNAFGGYDELPHDTSRQLREFAEAGLLNIAGGCCGTTPAHIEQIAAAVAGVAPRRVPEHRPRTRFSGLEPFEIGPDTGFVMIGERTNVTGSARFRRLIEAKDYQGAVDVALEQVRGGANLLDVNMDADLLDGEQAMITFLNLIATEPEVARIPIMIDSSRWSVLQAGLSCVQGKGVVNSISLKEGEESFLAQARHVRAAGAGVVVMAFDEQGQADTTERKVAICGRAYDLLTREAGFAPEDIIFDPNVLAVATGIEEHNGYAKAFIDALPLIHERCPGVRTSGGISNLSFAFRGNDVVREAMHSAFLFHAIRAGLDMGIVNAGQLVVYENIPADLLELVEDVIFDRRPDATDRLVTFASTVTGAATKRERDLSWREAPVHQRLGHALVHGIVDFIEEDTEEARLLADRPLDVIQGPLMDGMKIVGDLFGAGKMFLPQVVKSARAMKRSVAYLEPFMEAEKEQALREGRTDGGRVQGKVVLATVKGDVHDIGKNIVGVVLGCNNYEVIDLGVMVPAAKILDTAVAEGANAIGLSGLITPSLDEMINVAREMERRGLKLPLLIGGATTSKQHTAVRIAPAYAQPTVHVLDASRVVGVVSDLLDPVLAEEFDRRNRLDQERLREQHAAKEQRTLLPLGMARSRAERLAFDDLPTPAFTGTRVVTPDLTVLRGYIDWQFYFSAWELKGKFPGILDQPAARELYDEANALLDEIIAGGLFQARGVYGFWPARRDGDDVVVTDGPRFPMLRQQAAWGDNRPNRCLADYVATEGDHLGAFAVSIHGAEELAARYEAEQDDYRAISVKALADRLAEACAEYVHLEARRAWYEPDAEPLLADLHAERFRGIRPAFGYPASPDHSEKSKLFDLLDAESLGMALTESYAMTPPASVSGLLFSHPGSRYFAVGRIGRDQVEDYAARKGVETSEVERWLRPNLGYEPTE; translated from the coding sequence GTGGCGGATCACGGGCAGACCTTGCGTGAGTTGCTGGAGCAGCGGATTCTCGTTCTCGACGGTGCCTGGGGCACGATGCTCCAGGGCGCGGGGCTGACGGCGGCCGACTACCGTGGCGACCGGTTCCGTGATCATGGGCACGACCTGACCGGTGACCCGGACCTGCTGAACCTGACCCGGCCCGACCTCATCCTCGACGTGCACCGGCAGTATCTGGCGGCCGGCGCCGACATCACCACCACCAACACGTTCACCGCGACCAGCATCGGGCAGGCCGACTACGGCCTGGAGGCCGAGGTACGCGAGATGAACCTCGCCGCCGCCCGGCTCGCCCGTCAGGCCGCCGACGAGGCGGGGGGACGGTTCGTCGCCGGCTCGGTCGGCCCACTCAACGTCACCCTCTCGCTTTCCGCCCGGGTTGACGACCCGGCGCACCGGTCGGTGACGTACGACCAGGTCAAGGCGGCGTACGCGGAACAGATGCGGGCGCTGGCCGACGGCGGGGTGGACCTGCTCCTGATCGAGACCATCTTCGACACGCTCAACGCGAAGGCGGCGGTGAGCGCCGCCCGGGAGGTCGTACCCGACCTGCCGATCTGGCTCTCGGTCACGATCGTCGACCTGAGCGGCCGGACCCTGTCGGGGCAGACGGTGGAGGCGTTCTGGTCCTCCGTCGAGCACGCGCAGCCGTTGGTGGTCGGGGTGAACTGCTCGCTCGGGGCCGAGGAGATCCGCCCGCACGTCGCCGACCTGGCCCGGTTGGCGGAGAAGACGTACGTCTCCTGCCACCCGAACGCGGGGCTGCCGAACGCGTTCGGTGGTTACGACGAACTGCCGCACGACACGTCCCGGCAGTTGCGCGAGTTCGCCGAGGCGGGCCTGCTGAACATCGCCGGTGGCTGCTGCGGCACCACACCGGCGCACATCGAGCAGATCGCCGCCGCGGTCGCCGGGGTGGCGCCGCGTCGGGTGCCGGAACACCGGCCACGGACCCGGTTCAGCGGTCTGGAGCCGTTCGAGATCGGTCCCGACACCGGTTTCGTGATGATCGGTGAGCGCACCAACGTCACCGGTTCGGCGCGGTTCCGCCGGCTGATCGAGGCGAAGGACTACCAGGGCGCGGTGGACGTCGCGCTGGAGCAGGTCCGGGGCGGGGCGAACCTGCTCGACGTGAACATGGACGCCGACCTGCTCGACGGCGAGCAGGCGATGATCACGTTCCTCAACCTGATCGCGACGGAACCGGAGGTCGCCCGGATCCCGATCATGATCGACAGCTCGCGCTGGAGCGTGCTCCAGGCGGGGTTGAGCTGTGTGCAGGGCAAGGGTGTGGTCAACTCGATCAGCCTGAAGGAGGGCGAGGAGTCCTTCCTGGCGCAGGCCCGGCACGTACGCGCCGCCGGCGCGGGTGTGGTCGTGATGGCCTTCGACGAGCAGGGGCAGGCCGACACCACCGAGCGGAAGGTGGCGATCTGCGGTCGGGCGTACGACCTGCTCACCCGGGAGGCGGGCTTCGCCCCCGAGGACATCATCTTCGACCCGAACGTGCTCGCCGTCGCCACCGGGATCGAGGAGCACAACGGGTACGCGAAGGCGTTCATCGACGCGCTGCCGCTGATCCACGAACGCTGCCCCGGGGTGCGTACCAGCGGTGGCATCTCCAACCTGTCGTTCGCCTTCCGAGGCAACGACGTGGTCCGCGAGGCGATGCACTCGGCGTTCCTCTTCCACGCGATCCGGGCCGGCCTGGACATGGGCATCGTCAACGCGGGTCAGCTCGTCGTCTACGAGAACATCCCGGCCGACCTGCTCGAACTCGTCGAGGACGTGATCTTCGACCGGCGGCCGGACGCCACCGACCGGCTGGTGACGTTCGCCAGCACGGTCACCGGGGCGGCGACGAAGCGGGAGCGCGACCTCTCCTGGCGGGAGGCGCCGGTGCACCAGCGGCTCGGCCACGCGCTCGTACACGGCATCGTCGACTTCATCGAGGAGGACACCGAGGAGGCGCGGCTGCTGGCCGACCGGCCACTCGACGTCATCCAGGGGCCGCTGATGGACGGCATGAAGATCGTCGGTGACCTCTTTGGCGCCGGCAAGATGTTCCTGCCGCAGGTGGTGAAGAGCGCCCGGGCGATGAAGCGGTCGGTCGCGTACCTGGAGCCGTTCATGGAGGCGGAGAAGGAACAGGCGCTGCGGGAGGGGCGTACCGACGGTGGCCGGGTGCAGGGCAAGGTCGTCCTCGCCACGGTCAAGGGCGACGTGCACGACATCGGCAAGAACATCGTCGGCGTGGTGCTCGGCTGCAACAACTACGAGGTGATCGACCTCGGGGTGATGGTGCCGGCGGCGAAGATCCTCGACACCGCCGTCGCCGAGGGGGCGAACGCGATCGGGCTCTCCGGCCTGATCACCCCCTCCCTGGACGAGATGATCAACGTGGCCCGGGAGATGGAGCGGCGCGGGCTCAAGCTGCCGCTGCTGATCGGCGGCGCGACCACGTCGAAGCAGCACACGGCGGTCCGGATCGCCCCCGCGTACGCCCAGCCGACCGTGCACGTGCTCGACGCGTCCCGGGTGGTCGGCGTCGTCTCCGACCTGCTCGACCCGGTGCTGGCCGAGGAGTTCGACCGGCGTAACCGACTGGACCAGGAGCGGCTGCGGGAGCAGCACGCGGCGAAGGAACAGCGGACCCTGCTGCCGTTGGGTATGGCCCGGTCCCGGGCCGAGCGGCTCGCCTTCGACGACCTGCCGACGCCCGCCTTCACCGGCACCCGGGTCGTCACCCCCGACCTGACCGTGCTGCGCGGTTACATCGACTGGCAGTTCTACTTCTCGGCCTGGGAGCTGAAGGGCAAGTTCCCCGGCATCCTCGACCAGCCGGCCGCCCGGGAACTCTACGACGAGGCGAACGCGCTGCTCGACGAGATCATCGCGGGTGGGTTGTTCCAGGCGCGCGGGGTGTACGGGTTCTGGCCGGCGCGGCGCGACGGCGACGACGTGGTGGTCACCGACGGCCCCCGCTTCCCGATGCTGCGCCAGCAGGCCGCGTGGGGCGACAACCGGCCGAACCGGTGCCTCGCCGACTACGTCGCCACCGAGGGCGACCACCTCGGCGCCTTCGCCGTCTCGATCCACGGCGCCGAGGAGCTGGCCGCCCGTTACGAGGCTGAGCAGGACGACTACCGGGCCATCTCGGTGAAGGCCCTGGCCGACCGGCTCGCCGAGGCGTGCGCCGAGTACGTCCACCTCGAAGCGCGCCGCGCCTGGTACGAGCCGGACGCCGAACCGCTGCTGGCGGACCTGCACGCGGAGCGGTTCCGGGGCATCCGCCCGGCCTTCGGTTACCCGGCCAGCCCCGACCACTCGGAGAAGTCGAAGCTCTTCGACCTGCTCGACGCCGAGTCACTCGGCATGGCGCTCACCGAGTCGTACGCGATGACCCCGCCGGCCAGCGTCAGTGGCCTGCTCTTCTCCCACCCCGGATCGCGCTACTTCGCCGTTGGTCGGATCGGCCGTGACCAGGTCGAGGACTATGCCGCCCGGAAGGGTGTCGAGACGTCCGAGGTCGAACGCTGGCTGCGCCCCAACCTCGGTTACGAGCCGACGGAGTGA
- a CDS encoding thymidine kinase, whose translation MDLTVILGPMKSGKSLELVSLLSPLQYTNVRHRVYQSARHVRDIGVVSRSGAALATVKTTSLAAALDEEVDVVGIDEVHMFTVEDMAVVRVLLQRGTRVVAAGIDLDHRGEMFAPVRALLELGPATVTYRRAVCDICRDFTAVYTQVLEHGEPMVRVLPPSTALPDDGTYTYEARCRDCAVLPATVTVPTQAFA comes from the coding sequence GTGGATCTGACCGTCATCCTGGGCCCGATGAAGAGCGGAAAGTCGCTCGAACTCGTCAGCCTGCTCTCGCCGTTGCAGTACACGAACGTCCGGCACCGGGTCTACCAGAGCGCCCGGCACGTACGCGACATCGGTGTCGTCTCCCGCAGCGGCGCCGCCCTCGCCACCGTGAAGACCACCAGCCTCGCCGCCGCCCTCGACGAGGAGGTGGACGTGGTCGGCATCGACGAGGTGCACATGTTCACGGTCGAGGACATGGCGGTGGTACGGGTGCTGCTCCAGCGCGGTACCCGCGTGGTCGCGGCCGGCATCGACCTCGACCACCGGGGCGAGATGTTCGCGCCGGTACGCGCCCTGCTCGAACTCGGCCCGGCCACGGTCACCTACCGGCGCGCGGTCTGCGACATCTGCCGCGACTTCACCGCCGTCTACACCCAGGTCCTCGAACACGGCGAGCCGATGGTCCGGGTGCTGCCGCCCTCCACCGCCCTGCCCGACGACGGCACCTACACGTACGAGGCCCGGTGCCGTGACTGTGCCGTACTGCCCGCCACGGTGACCGTGCCGACCCAGGCGTTCGCCTGA
- the mdlC gene encoding benzoylformate decarboxylase, with product MATVRETTYDLLRQLGLTTVFGNPGSTEEPFLGHFPADFHYVLALQEASAVAMADGYAQATGEPAHVNLHTAPGTGNAMGNLITAWYNKTPLIVTAGQQAREMLLIEPRLTNVRPAELAQPYVKWSYEPVRAQDIPAALMRAYSTAVQPPAGPVFLSLPLDDWHQPAEPVPQLRRVSRRYAADPQRLAQFAELLAESGNPVLVFGGGVDRSGGWPAAVALAERTRAPVWSAPAPERAGFPENHPQFQGVLPFAIGPLGERLRGHDTVLVIGAPVFRYYPHVPGDYLPPGAQLLHITDDPSEAARAPVGESLLGDPGLACAALAALVPVAGRPSPPPRPAPPEPEVSDPPAPAALFDLLARHWPADGILVAESPSNLTVLRRYLPITRPGSYFTTASGGLGFGLPAAVGIALAQRATGQRRPVIAVIGDGSFQYSVQALWTAAQQRLPVVFVVPVNRQYGILKAFAEFKETAGVPGLDLPDLDIPAVAAGFGVHAPRLTTLDGFVEAFRAALGADGPTVLAVPITAEVPPIL from the coding sequence ATGGCGACGGTCCGGGAGACGACGTACGACCTGCTCCGGCAACTCGGCCTGACCACCGTCTTCGGAAACCCCGGCTCGACCGAGGAGCCGTTCCTCGGCCACTTCCCGGCCGACTTCCACTACGTGCTCGCCCTCCAGGAGGCGTCCGCGGTGGCGATGGCCGACGGGTACGCCCAGGCGACCGGCGAGCCCGCCCACGTCAACCTGCACACCGCCCCCGGCACCGGTAACGCGATGGGCAACCTCATCACCGCCTGGTACAACAAGACCCCGCTCATCGTGACCGCCGGCCAACAGGCCCGGGAGATGCTGCTGATCGAGCCCCGGCTGACCAACGTACGTCCGGCGGAGCTGGCGCAGCCGTACGTCAAGTGGAGCTACGAGCCGGTCCGCGCCCAGGACATCCCGGCGGCGCTGATGCGCGCGTACAGCACGGCGGTGCAGCCGCCGGCCGGCCCGGTCTTCCTCTCGTTGCCGCTCGACGACTGGCACCAGCCGGCCGAACCGGTCCCGCAACTGCGGCGGGTCAGCCGCCGGTACGCCGCCGATCCGCAGCGGTTGGCGCAGTTCGCGGAGCTGCTCGCGGAGAGCGGAAACCCGGTGCTGGTCTTCGGCGGCGGGGTCGACCGCAGCGGTGGCTGGCCGGCGGCGGTGGCGCTGGCCGAGCGGACCCGGGCGCCGGTCTGGTCCGCGCCCGCGCCGGAACGGGCCGGCTTCCCGGAGAACCATCCGCAGTTCCAGGGCGTCCTGCCGTTCGCGATCGGCCCGCTCGGGGAACGCCTGCGCGGGCACGACACCGTGCTGGTGATCGGGGCGCCGGTCTTCCGTTACTACCCGCACGTTCCCGGCGACTATCTGCCGCCCGGTGCCCAGCTGCTGCACATCACCGACGATCCGTCCGAGGCCGCCCGCGCCCCGGTGGGGGAGAGCCTGCTCGGCGACCCCGGTCTGGCCTGTGCGGCGTTGGCCGCGCTGGTTCCGGTCGCGGGCCGCCCGTCGCCGCCACCCCGGCCGGCGCCACCGGAGCCGGAGGTGAGCGACCCGCCCGCCCCGGCGGCGCTCTTCGATCTGCTCGCCCGGCACTGGCCGGCGGACGGGATCCTGGTGGCCGAGTCCCCGTCGAATCTGACCGTCCTGCGCCGCTACCTGCCGATAACCCGGCCCGGCTCGTACTTCACCACGGCCAGTGGTGGCCTCGGCTTCGGGCTGCCCGCCGCCGTCGGTATCGCCCTCGCCCAGCGGGCCACCGGCCAGCGCCGGCCGGTGATCGCGGTGATCGGGGACGGTTCGTTCCAGTATTCGGTGCAGGCTCTCTGGACCGCCGCCCAGCAGCGGCTGCCGGTGGTCTTCGTGGTCCCGGTCAACCGCCAGTACGGCATCCTCAAGGCGTTCGCCGAGTTCAAGGAGACCGCCGGGGTGCCCGGACTGGACCTGCCCGACCTCGACATTCCCGCCGTCGCCGCCGGGTTCGGCGTCCACGCGCCCCGGTTGACGACCCTGGACGGTTTCGTCGAGGCGTTCCGGGCCGCGCTCGGTGCGGACGGGCCGACCGTGCTGGCGGTGCCGATCACCGCCGAGGTGCCGCCGATCCTCTGA
- a CDS encoding hemerythrin domain-containing protein, translating into MDDITALILDDHHAFRRGFARLDDARDEAEIRAVWEALALHLDIHAEAEEAILYPYLVRHGDDGPAETDDAIGDHNHIRDAIAEAKQHVLGTDEWWAAVWRARKENSEHLAEEEDGALADFRRHAGVELRAELGSRWLTFYGQHPNGKGLMFRDKDPQKYIQAHR; encoded by the coding sequence ATGGACGACATCACCGCACTCATCCTGGACGACCATCACGCCTTCCGGCGCGGCTTCGCCCGGCTCGACGACGCCCGGGACGAAGCCGAGATTCGGGCGGTCTGGGAGGCGTTGGCGCTGCACCTGGACATCCACGCCGAGGCCGAGGAGGCGATCCTGTACCCGTACCTGGTCCGGCACGGTGACGACGGTCCGGCGGAGACCGACGACGCCATCGGCGACCACAACCACATCCGGGACGCGATCGCCGAGGCGAAGCAGCACGTACTCGGCACCGACGAGTGGTGGGCGGCGGTCTGGCGGGCCCGTAAGGAGAACAGCGAGCACCTGGCCGAGGAGGAGGACGGGGCGTTGGCCGACTTCCGGCGGCATGCCGGGGTCGAGCTGCGGGCCGAACTCGGTTCCCGCTGGCTCACGTTCTACGGCCAGCACCCGAACGGCAAGGGCCTGATGTTCCGTGACAAGGATCCCCAGAAGTACATCCAGGCACATCGCTGA
- a CDS encoding sensor histidine kinase: MTLHPALAPLVRGTTYRRGVFLLLGGVLLLPYLLLGVLFGSMISESSAPRSAIWIVLAAAVVIAAVPIFLGGSRALEIAAVRALLDVDLPEPARSGMLDRESRLRAALWIGLHLVSGGLVMWGLITALPMSLVFIVQWFGLGSEAMTGARFGPLDEHDTGWFVAAGLALLLGLGYAVAGLGALAAQMAPVLLGPSQTERVAVLEARAAQLAERNRLARELHDSVGHALTVATVQAGAARELLDADPEFARRALSAIEQTARAAMEDLDQVLGLLRERDHDAERDHDAERDGRPRRDLADLDRLVAETRAAGLPVEVELSGAVDRLPAVLSREGYRIVQEGLTNAVRHGGRQRVSVRIGVPVGYLEIEVVNPVGGAGDRRRRGRGLAGMRERVLLLGGRMSAGPEGGDWRVSVRLPTGRVDTA, translated from the coding sequence GTGACGCTCCACCCGGCACTGGCCCCACTGGTACGGGGCACCACCTACCGCCGTGGCGTCTTCCTGCTGCTCGGCGGGGTGCTGCTGCTGCCGTACCTGCTGCTCGGGGTGCTGTTCGGCTCCATGATCAGTGAGTCGTCCGCGCCGCGCAGCGCCATCTGGATCGTGCTGGCGGCGGCGGTGGTGATCGCCGCCGTGCCGATCTTCCTCGGTGGCAGCCGGGCGCTGGAGATCGCCGCCGTGCGGGCTCTGCTCGACGTCGACCTGCCGGAGCCGGCCCGGTCCGGGATGCTGGACCGTGAGTCCCGGCTGCGGGCCGCGCTCTGGATCGGCCTGCACCTGGTCAGCGGTGGCCTGGTGATGTGGGGCCTGATCACCGCGTTGCCGATGTCGCTGGTCTTCATCGTCCAGTGGTTCGGTCTCGGCTCCGAGGCGATGACCGGGGCCCGGTTCGGCCCGCTGGACGAGCACGACACCGGTTGGTTCGTCGCCGCCGGCCTGGCGTTGCTGCTCGGGCTCGGGTACGCGGTCGCCGGCCTGGGTGCGCTGGCCGCCCAGATGGCGCCGGTGCTGCTCGGGCCCTCGCAGACCGAACGAGTCGCGGTGCTGGAGGCGCGGGCCGCCCAGCTCGCCGAACGTAACCGGCTGGCCCGCGAGCTGCACGACTCGGTCGGGCACGCGCTCACCGTGGCCACTGTCCAGGCGGGGGCGGCCCGGGAACTGCTCGACGCCGATCCGGAGTTCGCCCGCCGGGCGTTGTCGGCGATCGAGCAGACCGCGCGCGCCGCGATGGAGGACCTTGACCAGGTGCTCGGCCTGCTCCGCGAGCGGGACCACGACGCGGAGCGGGACCACGACGCCGAGCGGGACGGACGGCCCCGGCGGGACCTCGCCGACCTGGATCGGCTGGTCGCCGAGACCCGGGCGGCCGGTCTGCCGGTCGAGGTCGAGCTCTCCGGCGCGGTCGACCGGCTGCCGGCGGTGCTTTCCCGGGAGGGCTACCGGATCGTCCAGGAGGGGCTGACGAACGCGGTCCGGCACGGTGGCCGGCAGCGGGTGTCGGTGCGGATCGGCGTACCGGTCGGGTATCTCGAGATCGAGGTGGTCAACCCGGTGGGCGGGGCGGGGGACCGGCGTCGCCGTGGACGGGGCCTGGCCGGTATGCGGGAGCGGGTACTGCTGCTCGGCGGACGGATGAGCGCCGGCCCGGAGGGTGGCGACTGGCGGGTTTCGGTCCGCCTGCCGACCGGGAGGGTGGACACGGCATGA
- a CDS encoding response regulator transcription factor yields the protein MTVDVLIVDDEELIRVGLRAIIDAQPDLRVVGEATDGAELPALLARLRPRVVLMDVRMPAIDGIQATRQLLASSADPPKVLVITTFENDEYVYAALRAGASGFLLKRARPAELLDAIRTVARGDSLLFPAAIRRLVASYGGTGGDRLDRARLTGREAEVLRLMAAGLSNVEIAETLVVGVETVKTHVGNVLGKLGARDRTQAVIAAYESGFVTPATG from the coding sequence ATGACCGTCGACGTACTGATCGTGGACGACGAGGAGCTGATCCGGGTCGGCCTGCGGGCGATCATCGACGCGCAGCCGGACCTGCGGGTGGTCGGTGAGGCAACCGACGGTGCGGAGCTGCCCGCCCTGCTCGCCCGGCTGCGGCCCAGGGTGGTGCTGATGGACGTACGGATGCCCGCGATCGACGGCATCCAGGCCACCCGTCAACTCCTCGCCAGTTCCGCCGACCCGCCGAAGGTCCTGGTGATCACCACCTTCGAGAACGACGAGTACGTCTACGCCGCGCTCCGCGCCGGGGCGAGCGGCTTCCTGCTCAAACGGGCCCGCCCGGCGGAACTGCTGGACGCGATCCGGACCGTGGCCCGGGGCGACTCGCTGCTCTTCCCGGCGGCGATCCGGCGACTCGTCGCCAGCTACGGCGGGACCGGCGGGGATCGGCTCGACCGGGCCCGGCTGACCGGGCGGGAGGCCGAGGTGCTGCGCCTGATGGCCGCCGGGCTGTCCAATGTGGAAATAGCGGAGACGCTTGTGGTCGGGGTCGAGACGGTCAAGACCCACGTCGGCAACGTGCTCGGCAAGCTCGGTGCCCGGGACCGAACCCAGGCGGTGATCGCCGCGTACGAGTCCGGCTTCGTCACCCCGGCGACCGGCTGA
- a CDS encoding sigma 54-interacting transcriptional regulator, with translation MTEISQLPPNPPADLPRTLGELRAAGHRYRTVKQELRNNLLTRMRAGEERFPGIVGYQDTVLPEVERALLAGHDLVLLGERGQGKTRLIRGLAQLLDEWTPVLPGSVLNEHPLHPLTPATRRLVAETGDDLPIAWLHRSMRYGEKLATPDTSVGDLIGDVDPIRIAEGRTLGDPETIHFGLVPRTNRGIFAVNELPDLAERIQVALLNVLEERDIQVRGYQLRLPLDLLLVASANPEDYTNRGRIITPLKDRFGAEVRTHYPLDLELELDLIRQEAELVAAVPEHVLEVLARFARAVRESPSVDPRSGVSARFAIAAAETVAAAALRRGSLLGEDAEGTGAPVARVGDAVSVTSTLRGKVEFESGEEGREVEILGHLLRTATAETFRDRLAGLDLSGFINLVAEGTVIETGELVGTADLLRQVGTVPGLAKALDRLGLGDAPTPGEAAAGIEFVLEGLHLTRRLAKDVTEDGRTRYGGRNPEGGRSAGGRG, from the coding sequence GTGACGGAGATATCCCAGTTGCCGCCCAATCCGCCGGCCGACCTGCCGCGCACGCTCGGAGAGCTGCGCGCGGCAGGTCACCGCTACCGCACCGTGAAACAAGAACTGCGGAACAACCTCCTGACCCGGATGCGGGCCGGCGAGGAGCGGTTCCCCGGCATCGTCGGCTACCAGGACACCGTGCTGCCCGAGGTGGAGCGGGCCCTGCTCGCCGGACACGACCTGGTCCTGCTCGGCGAGCGTGGGCAGGGCAAGACCCGGCTGATTCGGGGACTCGCCCAACTCCTCGACGAGTGGACCCCGGTGCTGCCCGGCTCGGTCCTCAACGAGCACCCGCTGCACCCGCTGACCCCGGCCACCCGCCGGCTGGTCGCCGAGACCGGCGACGACCTGCCGATCGCCTGGCTGCACCGCTCGATGCGGTACGGCGAGAAGCTCGCCACCCCGGACACCAGCGTCGGCGACCTGATCGGCGACGTCGACCCGATCCGGATCGCCGAAGGACGCACCCTCGGCGACCCGGAGACGATCCACTTCGGGCTGGTACCCCGTACCAACCGGGGCATCTTCGCCGTCAACGAACTTCCCGACCTCGCCGAACGGATCCAGGTCGCACTCCTCAACGTGCTGGAGGAACGGGACATCCAGGTCCGTGGCTACCAGCTCCGGCTGCCCCTGGACCTGCTCCTGGTCGCCAGCGCCAACCCGGAGGACTACACCAACCGTGGCCGGATCATCACCCCGCTCAAGGACCGGTTCGGCGCCGAGGTCCGCACCCACTACCCGCTCGACCTGGAGCTGGAGCTGGACCTGATCCGGCAGGAGGCGGAACTTGTCGCCGCCGTACCGGAACACGTGCTGGAGGTGCTGGCCCGGTTCGCCCGCGCGGTCCGGGAGTCGCCGTCGGTCGACCCCCGTTCGGGAGTCTCGGCCCGGTTCGCCATCGCCGCCGCGGAGACCGTGGCCGCCGCCGCCCTGCGCCGGGGCAGTCTGCTCGGCGAGGACGCCGAAGGGACCGGTGCGCCGGTCGCCCGGGTCGGCGACGCCGTCTCCGTCACCAGCACCCTGCGCGGCAAGGTCGAGTTCGAGAGCGGCGAGGAGGGGCGCGAGGTCGAGATCCTCGGCCACCTGCTGCGCACCGCCACCGCCGAGACGTTCCGGGACCGGCTCGCCGGACTCGACCTCTCCGGTTTCATCAACCTGGTCGCCGAGGGCACCGTGATCGAGACGGGTGAGCTGGTCGGCACCGCTGACCTGCTGCGCCAGGTCGGCACCGTACCGGGGCTGGCCAAGGCGCTGGACCGGCTCGGGCTCGGCGACGCCCCCACCCCGGGTGAGGCCGCCGCCGGCATCGAATTCGTGCTCGAGGGGCTGCACCTGACCCGTCGACTGGCCAAGGACGTGACCGAGGACGGCCGAACCCGCTACGGCGGGCGCAACCCGGAGGGCGGCCGGTCGGCCGGTGGGCGGGGCTAA